A genomic window from Oceanobacillus timonensis includes:
- a CDS encoding C-terminal binding protein, giving the protein MQCNRLLLDEVSDHAMTLLLSLARKVPLFNQQVKGGEWDFKAGLPIFRLRDRVLGLLSFGNIARRVAEKSQAFGLKVIAYDPFISEEVARAYNVELVELDDLLHQSDFISVHTPLTDETYHMIGEEQLKLMKQEAFIVNTSRGALIDEKALIQALHNKEIAGAGLDVLEVEPISADNPLLKMDQVLINPHAAWHSVEAQEELKTKTAQNVADVLTGVEPKYIVLPRKL; this is encoded by the coding sequence TTGCAATGTAACCGATTACTGTTAGACGAAGTATCGGACCATGCAATGACCTTATTATTATCATTAGCTAGAAAAGTACCTTTATTTAATCAACAAGTAAAAGGTGGAGAGTGGGATTTTAAAGCTGGCCTGCCGATTTTTCGCTTGCGAGACCGTGTGTTGGGATTATTAAGTTTTGGTAATATCGCACGAAGAGTAGCAGAGAAAAGCCAGGCTTTTGGTTTGAAGGTCATTGCCTATGATCCATTTATATCGGAAGAAGTAGCAAGAGCATACAATGTTGAATTGGTAGAGTTAGATGATTTATTACACCAAAGTGATTTTATTTCTGTTCATACACCGTTAACAGACGAGACGTACCATATGATTGGTGAAGAACAATTGAAATTAATGAAACAAGAAGCATTTATTGTGAATACTTCCAGAGGTGCATTAATTGATGAAAAAGCCTTGATTCAAGCTTTACATAATAAAGAAATAGCTGGAGCAGGATTGGATGTACTCGAAGTAGAACCAATCTCAGCTGATAATCCATTACTGAAAATGGATCAAGTACTAATTAACCCGCATGCTGCATGGCACTCTGTTGAGGCGCAGGAAGAATTAAAAACCAAAACAGCTCAGAATGTGGCAGATGTTCTAACAGGGGTTGAACCTAAATACATCGTGCTTCCCCGAAAATTATAA
- a CDS encoding GNAT family N-acetyltransferase — MKLVNWSDERIDALVLLWNQEIGSEFPMRKELFNQNSFKDKNICKQASAIAVDDNNHVVGFIVAKRYQEKLDVGIGEKIGWIQVLLVKQGQRNQGIGSTLLANAESQLKKAGVNQILLGRDPWHYFPGIPEGWKETQSWFERKGYENNGTEHDMIRKYRNRDEIEKPNIEGAEWSILELKDKELFLEFLHRCFPGRWEYEAIHYFQQGGTGREFAILKKEQKIIGFCRMNDVKSNLIAQNVYWAPLFKEALGGIGPLGVDEKERGQGYGLAVVEAGIYFLRRRGISRIVIDWTGLVAFYNKLGYDIWKTYAAYKKEM, encoded by the coding sequence ATGAAGTTAGTGAATTGGAGTGACGAGCGAATAGATGCACTTGTTTTATTGTGGAACCAGGAAATTGGAAGTGAATTTCCTATGAGGAAAGAGCTATTTAATCAAAATAGTTTTAAGGATAAAAATATATGTAAACAAGCTTCAGCTATTGCCGTAGATGATAACAATCATGTTGTCGGATTTATTGTTGCCAAAAGATATCAAGAAAAATTGGATGTTGGTATAGGTGAGAAAATCGGTTGGATTCAAGTGCTGCTTGTAAAACAAGGTCAGAGAAATCAAGGAATTGGTTCAACATTATTAGCAAATGCTGAGTCGCAATTAAAGAAAGCTGGTGTAAATCAAATCCTGCTGGGACGCGATCCGTGGCATTATTTTCCCGGTATTCCAGAAGGATGGAAGGAAACGCAATCCTGGTTCGAACGGAAGGGATATGAAAACAATGGTACAGAACACGATATGATTCGAAAATATCGCAATAGGGATGAAATAGAAAAACCCAATATTGAAGGGGCAGAATGGAGCATTCTAGAACTGAAGGATAAGGAATTATTTCTTGAATTTTTACATCGCTGTTTCCCAGGAAGGTGGGAGTATGAAGCGATTCATTACTTTCAACAGGGCGGGACAGGAAGAGAATTTGCGATTCTGAAGAAAGAACAAAAAATAATTGGGTTTTGCCGAATGAATGATGTCAAATCCAATTTAATCGCTCAAAATGTGTACTGGGCCCCTCTGTTTAAAGAGGCGTTAGGCGGTATTGGACCTTTAGGAGTGGATGAAAAAGAACGAGGTCAAGGATATGGCTTAGCTGTTGTCGAAGCAGGAATTTATTTTTTAAGAAGACGGGGTATTTCCCGTATTGTGATTGATTGGACGGGGCTGGTTGCGTTTTATAATAAGTTAGGGTATGACATTTGGAAAACGTATGCTGCTTATAAGAAAGAGATGTAA
- a CDS encoding MurR/RpiR family transcriptional regulator translates to MPFVNGGITRINEMISSLPPSEKKIADYILTNPDKVISLTAKELGKRSKTSGAAVIRLCKSLNLKGFHDLKIRIAGDLQRTEEDGFRDIDPNETPLSIIDKMTNNSIQTIRETAHLIDMDQLQTGVQLMNDASNILFIGVGASGMIARDAVQKFIRINKKAYVFEDMHMAATVIANMDKNDVVFGISFSGETIEIANMLHLAKKRGINTISLTKYGKWPVTEHADIKLYTSTTREPIFRSGATSSRIAQLQVMDILFMSVATLQYPVTVKYLDETRDAVDFFKKGNEKIKK, encoded by the coding sequence TTGCCTTTTGTAAACGGTGGAATAACGAGAATAAATGAAATGATTTCAAGTCTCCCGCCATCTGAAAAAAAGATAGCCGATTATATTTTAACAAACCCGGATAAAGTGATTTCATTAACCGCAAAGGAGCTTGGAAAACGCAGTAAAACAAGCGGAGCAGCTGTGATTCGTTTATGTAAGTCTTTGAATCTGAAAGGTTTCCATGATTTAAAAATCCGCATCGCAGGGGATTTACAAAGAACAGAAGAGGACGGATTTCGGGATATTGATCCAAATGAAACACCATTATCTATTATTGATAAAATGACCAATAACAGTATTCAAACAATCAGGGAAACAGCGCATTTAATCGATATGGATCAACTGCAGACAGGCGTGCAATTGATGAATGATGCATCAAACATTTTATTTATTGGTGTGGGTGCATCTGGCATGATTGCACGAGATGCAGTTCAAAAGTTTATTCGAATTAATAAGAAGGCCTATGTATTTGAAGACATGCATATGGCGGCAACAGTCATTGCCAATATGGATAAAAACGATGTTGTTTTTGGTATTTCGTTTTCCGGTGAAACCATTGAAATTGCTAATATGCTTCATCTTGCCAAAAAAAGAGGGATAAACACAATCAGCTTAACAAAATACGGGAAATGGCCTGTTACGGAGCACGCGGATATCAAACTGTATACATCGACGACCAGAGAACCTATTTTCCGAAGTGGAGCTACGTCCTCCCGGATAGCCCAACTGCAGGTCATGGATATTTTGTTTATGAGTGTCGCTACATTGCAATACCCTGTAACGGTGAAGTACCTGGATGAAACAAGAGATGCGGTGGATTTCTTCAAAAAAGGAAATGAAAAAATAAAGAAATAA
- a CDS encoding exo-beta-N-acetylmuramidase NamZ family protein: protein MVRLGLDVFLEKEYKQVESLRVGLVTNMTGVNEKLQPSIDLFAEHPAINLVALYAPEHGIRGDAKEGEKVFSSIDDVTGLPVYSLYGKTRKPSQEMVADVDVLVFDLQDIGSRYYTYIYTMASVMEACKEYGKKLIVLDRPNPISGINMEGNLVEPDVRSFVGLLPIPNRHGMTVGELALLFQKEFAYFCDLSVIPMEGWKRKMYFDETNLYWVPPSPNTPTIDMAILYPGTCLIEGTNVSEGRGTAKPFEWIGAPFIDGQKLAKGYNEKNIPGVLVRPISFVPSYQKYEGEVCGGVQLHIENRDALHALQAGVTLVETIAMVYPDQFQFTQNENGKYFFDLLAGTKRLRQYITAGEADRYLKESQQELEAFQKTREKYLLYC, encoded by the coding sequence TTGGTACGTTTAGGTCTGGATGTCTTTTTAGAAAAAGAATATAAACAAGTGGAAAGTCTGCGAGTTGGCCTGGTTACGAATATGACAGGTGTAAACGAAAAGCTTCAACCATCCATCGATTTGTTTGCGGAGCATCCGGCAATAAACCTGGTTGCTTTATATGCTCCGGAACACGGTATTCGCGGAGATGCAAAAGAAGGAGAGAAAGTATTCTCTTCTATCGATGACGTAACGGGGCTGCCAGTATACAGTTTGTACGGGAAGACCAGGAAACCAAGTCAAGAAATGGTAGCCGATGTAGATGTGCTTGTATTTGATTTACAGGATATTGGCTCCAGATATTATACGTATATTTATACGATGGCCAGTGTCATGGAAGCATGTAAGGAATATGGAAAGAAGCTGATTGTTCTTGATCGGCCCAATCCTATTTCCGGGATAAATATGGAGGGGAATTTGGTAGAACCAGATGTGCGTTCCTTTGTCGGCTTACTCCCCATTCCAAATCGGCACGGCATGACGGTTGGAGAATTGGCATTATTATTTCAAAAGGAGTTCGCTTACTTCTGCGACCTTTCTGTCATACCAATGGAAGGATGGAAACGCAAGATGTATTTTGATGAGACCAATCTATACTGGGTTCCGCCATCTCCGAATACACCTACCATTGATATGGCCATTTTATATCCGGGAACCTGTCTTATCGAAGGGACGAATGTATCGGAAGGGAGGGGAACAGCCAAACCATTTGAATGGATTGGAGCTCCTTTTATAGACGGACAGAAGCTTGCGAAAGGATACAATGAAAAAAATATACCTGGAGTGCTTGTCCGACCTATCTCTTTTGTTCCTTCCTACCAAAAATATGAAGGGGAAGTCTGTGGTGGTGTACAGCTTCATATCGAAAATCGCGATGCACTTCACGCTTTACAAGCAGGTGTTACCTTAGTCGAAACAATCGCCATGGTCTATCCAGACCAATTCCAATTCACCCAAAATGAAAATGGGAAGTATTTCTTTGACTTATTGGCAGGAACCAAGCGGTTAAGACAATATATCACTGCTGGAGAAGCGGATCGTTATTTAAAAGAAAGTCAACAAGAATTGGAAGCATTTCAAAAAACGAGAGAAAAGTATTTATTGTATTGTTAA
- a CDS encoding YesL family protein, whose translation MNGFVAGYYRFAVWITRFAYLNLLWIAFSLLGLGLLGFFPATAAMFAVVRKWVHGEKDIPVFQVFWKSYKKEFLKINVLGYMLAGTGYLMTMEFQILRTQEHIAYTMASFAVVGLFLLLAVIALYLFPLFAHFQLRPLDYIKWALLIGIGHPLLTVFLLGIVIALIYLSLMTIPAVLFFFGGSVIAYILMWGVDLTFAKMEESLA comes from the coding sequence ATGAATGGTTTTGTTGCCGGATATTATCGTTTTGCTGTATGGATTACGAGGTTTGCTTATCTCAATTTACTATGGATTGCTTTTTCCCTGCTTGGATTAGGGTTACTTGGATTCTTTCCAGCTACGGCAGCGATGTTTGCAGTGGTGCGAAAGTGGGTTCATGGTGAGAAAGATATTCCTGTCTTCCAGGTTTTTTGGAAGTCTTATAAAAAAGAGTTTTTGAAAATTAATGTGTTGGGATATATGCTGGCTGGAACGGGGTATCTCATGACAATGGAATTTCAAATTTTGCGGACACAGGAACATATCGCGTATACGATGGCAAGCTTTGCGGTTGTTGGTTTATTTTTGTTATTGGCTGTCATCGCGCTTTATCTTTTTCCGCTTTTTGCCCATTTTCAATTACGGCCGCTGGACTATATCAAATGGGCACTGCTTATTGGAATCGGGCATCCTTTACTAACGGTATTTCTTCTTGGCATCGTTATTGCGCTCATTTACCTTTCGTTGATGACTATTCCTGCTGTCCTCTTTTTCTTTGGGGGCAGCGTGATTGCATATATTCTCATGTGGGGAGTCGATTTAACATTTGCGAAAATGGAAGAAAGCCTTGCATAA
- a CDS encoding carbohydrate ABC transporter permease — MKRFTLSDRGFDWINTIFLLIILVLIVYPLIFVLSASISDPQAVSSGRMWLWPVDITFKGYERVFANDAIWLGYKNTIIYTFVGTAIHLFVLLPCAYALSRKELMAKKLILWFILFTMLFNGGLIPTYLVVQSLGMLDTMWAIIIPNVVGAWSILVARAFFQQSIPDQLVEASKIDGASDFYIFLRVVLPLSLPIIAVMALFHAVNLWNQYFNALIYLSDRDKYPLQLILREILVVNQMQLNDPGGSAESLVDQVKTAGLIKYAVIIVSSLPLLLVYPFVQRFFVQGVLIGSIKE; from the coding sequence ATGAAAAGGTTTACGCTTTCAGATAGAGGATTTGACTGGATCAATACCATATTTCTTCTCATTATTTTAGTATTGATTGTCTATCCTTTGATCTTTGTTCTAAGTGCCTCTATCAGTGATCCGCAAGCAGTCAGCTCCGGCAGAATGTGGCTTTGGCCGGTAGATATTACATTTAAAGGATATGAGCGGGTCTTTGCCAATGATGCCATTTGGCTTGGCTATAAAAATACTATTATTTACACATTCGTAGGAACGGCTATTCACTTATTTGTTTTATTGCCATGTGCGTACGCATTATCCCGTAAAGAATTAATGGCTAAAAAGCTTATCCTCTGGTTTATTTTATTTACAATGCTGTTTAACGGCGGTTTAATTCCTACTTACCTTGTTGTCCAATCACTGGGAATGCTGGATACAATGTGGGCCATTATTATTCCCAACGTGGTAGGAGCCTGGTCTATTCTGGTCGCAAGAGCTTTTTTCCAGCAAAGTATTCCGGATCAATTAGTCGAAGCATCCAAAATCGACGGAGCTTCTGATTTCTATATTTTTTTACGGGTTGTATTGCCGTTATCTTTACCGATTATTGCTGTCATGGCACTGTTCCATGCAGTGAATTTATGGAACCAGTATTTTAACGCTTTGATTTATCTATCGGATCGTGATAAGTACCCATTGCAATTGATTTTAAGAGAGATTCTTGTTGTGAACCAAATGCAGTTGAATGATCCGGGCGGGTCAGCCGAATCTCTGGTGGATCAGGTGAAAACAGCTGGTCTGATCAAATATGCGGTGATTATTGTATCGTCGCTGCCATTATTATTAGTTTACCCGTTTGTGCAACGCTTTTTTGTACAGGGGGTATTAATCGGGTCTATTAAAGAATAA
- a CDS encoding ABC transporter permease, which produces MKGAKNNVSVPAQSKLGQVKKNFARNWQIYIFLLPAVTYFIVLHYIPMYGVQIAFKNFFANLGIWGSPWIGFEHFERFFHSYYFWRLLKNTLILSAYQLILFPLPIILALSLHEVRNSIFKRWAQTLTYAPHFISVVVVVGMIVIFLDPTTGLVNRLIVVFGGSPIDFLTSPSWFRHIFTWSGVWQTLGWGSIIYLAALSGVNPELHEAAKVDGASRLQRIFHINIPSILPTIVVLFILNIGSFMTVGFEKVLLMQNNLNAKTSDVIQTFVYQTGLLEGQYSFAAAIGLFDSAINIALLVVFNYTARKVSGNSLW; this is translated from the coding sequence ATGAAGGGAGCAAAAAATAACGTTTCTGTACCAGCCCAAAGCAAATTGGGCCAAGTGAAAAAGAACTTCGCCCGAAATTGGCAAATATATATCTTCTTACTTCCGGCGGTTACGTATTTTATCGTTTTGCATTATATACCGATGTACGGTGTGCAGATTGCTTTTAAAAACTTTTTCGCCAACCTTGGAATCTGGGGAAGCCCTTGGATAGGATTCGAACACTTTGAACGATTTTTTCATTCATATTATTTTTGGAGATTACTTAAAAATACATTGATTTTAAGTGCCTATCAATTAATCTTATTTCCATTGCCTATTATTCTAGCGCTCTCTCTGCATGAAGTGAGAAATAGCATATTTAAAAGATGGGCTCAAACTTTAACTTATGCACCACATTTTATTTCTGTAGTCGTTGTTGTAGGAATGATTGTTATCTTTTTAGACCCTACGACAGGTTTAGTAAATCGTCTAATTGTTGTTTTTGGTGGAAGTCCGATTGATTTTCTGACGAGTCCAAGCTGGTTCCGGCACATTTTTACATGGTCTGGCGTCTGGCAGACCCTTGGATGGGGCTCGATTATTTATCTGGCTGCTTTATCCGGAGTGAATCCGGAATTACATGAAGCGGCAAAGGTGGATGGTGCATCCAGGCTGCAGCGTATTTTCCATATTAATATACCAAGCATTTTGCCGACGATTGTTGTGTTATTTATCCTTAACATTGGCAGCTTTATGACCGTCGGTTTTGAAAAAGTGCTATTAATGCAAAATAATTTGAATGCCAAAACATCCGATGTCATCCAGACATTTGTTTATCAAACAGGTCTGTTGGAAGGGCAATACAGTTTTGCGGCGGCAATCGGGCTGTTCGATTCAGCAATCAATATTGCATTGTTAGTCGTATTTAACTATACAGCCAGAAAGGTCAGCGGGAACAGTCTATGGTAA
- a CDS encoding extracellular solute-binding protein: MKIKKKFIVLAAVPLIALSACNNDDKEDVGGSEEALNNLNTEGMPIVEDTIELEIFAGKAATTADDWNDVLLLNEYEEMTNMDITWNMVPADGLEERRNLALASGDLPDVFYAANLPISDVQTYGSQGTFIPLNDLIEEYAPNVKKVLDENPDIRKGITFPDGNIYSIPTVYSPDFSSLLIGAKGWVNGDWLEQLDMDNPETTEEFYEYLKAVKETDLNGNGENDEIPLSSVAEMSRIIHWISGAFGVQNRGQLHTLIDSDPDSDDIRFYPIDDQYKEMLKYLNKLYEEELIEQNIYSLEVDQHLASAADDRYGAVQFYNPMELYGKEVGEQFIPGNALEGPDGTKMYTGITSPVLSLGNFLITSENENPEATLRWIDYFWSEEGQKMFFMGIEGETYEETEEGPTLTEEITNNPDGLTLTQALAEYIINPGGNHPVIVTDEYFTGSENAPTDVEAAEQIEPYLIDEIWPAFTYTEEENDRIAVLETDLEKYVEEMQAGFITGENDFSEWDAYVETIQEMGYDEYMEIQQAAYERYKEN; this comes from the coding sequence GTGAAAATCAAAAAGAAATTCATTGTCTTAGCCGCTGTGCCGCTAATCGCGCTATCAGCGTGTAATAACGATGATAAGGAAGATGTCGGCGGCAGTGAGGAAGCATTAAATAACTTAAATACAGAAGGCATGCCTATTGTGGAAGACACGATTGAATTAGAAATCTTTGCCGGCAAAGCAGCCACTACAGCGGATGATTGGAATGATGTTTTACTTTTGAATGAATATGAAGAAATGACAAATATGGATATCACCTGGAACATGGTGCCGGCGGATGGGTTGGAAGAAAGAAGGAATCTGGCACTTGCCAGCGGCGATTTACCAGATGTTTTCTATGCTGCTAACCTGCCTATTTCCGATGTTCAAACCTATGGGAGTCAGGGTACATTTATCCCTTTAAATGATTTGATCGAGGAATATGCACCGAACGTTAAAAAAGTGTTGGATGAAAATCCGGATATTCGCAAAGGAATAACATTCCCGGATGGAAATATTTATTCCATTCCGACGGTATACTCACCAGATTTTTCATCCTTATTAATTGGTGCTAAGGGGTGGGTGAATGGAGACTGGTTGGAACAATTAGATATGGATAATCCAGAAACAACCGAAGAGTTCTATGAATATTTGAAAGCGGTGAAAGAAACTGATTTAAATGGGAATGGAGAAAATGATGAAATTCCATTAAGCAGTGTGGCGGAAATGTCCCGCATCATTCACTGGATTTCTGGAGCGTTCGGTGTTCAAAACCGTGGCCAGCTACACACTTTAATTGATAGTGATCCAGATTCAGACGATATCCGCTTCTACCCCATTGATGATCAATATAAAGAAATGTTGAAGTATCTGAATAAGCTTTACGAAGAAGAGCTAATCGAGCAAAATATTTATTCCTTAGAGGTCGATCAACATTTAGCTAGTGCGGCAGATGACCGCTATGGTGCTGTACAATTCTATAACCCGATGGAATTATACGGAAAAGAAGTAGGAGAACAGTTTATCCCTGGTAATGCATTAGAAGGTCCGGATGGTACAAAAATGTATACAGGAATAACATCTCCGGTTCTTTCATTAGGAAACTTTCTAATCACAAGTGAAAATGAAAATCCGGAAGCGACGTTAAGATGGATTGATTATTTCTGGAGTGAAGAAGGTCAAAAGATGTTCTTTATGGGCATTGAAGGAGAAACCTATGAAGAAACAGAAGAAGGCCCGACACTGACAGAAGAAATAACGAATAACCCGGATGGTTTAACCCTGACACAGGCTTTGGCTGAATATATTATCAACCCGGGCGGTAACCACCCTGTCATCGTCACAGATGAATACTTTACCGGTTCAGAGAATGCCCCAACAGATGTCGAAGCTGCGGAACAAATAGAGCCGTATTTAATCGATGAGATTTGGCCGGCATTTACGTATACGGAAGAGGAAAATGACCGTATCGCTGTATTAGAAACGGATTTAGAAAAGTATGTAGAAGAAATGCAGGCTGGTTTTATTACGGGAGAAAATGATTTCTCTGAATGGGATGCTTATGTAGAAACCATTCAAGAGATGGGCTATGACGAATATATGGAAATCCAGCAGGCTGCCTATGAGCGTTATAAAGAAAATTAA
- a CDS encoding extracellular solute-binding protein, with product MKKNKRILFLLCISFLFVLVACSKDEKEDAGGNEEALENLNQDGMPIVEEEITIDVFAGKAASAADDWNDVPVLNEYEKMTNIDMNWNQVPVDGLEEKRNLALASGDLPDLFYGSYMPNSDLYKYGQQGIFVPLNDLIDEYAPNIKAYLEEYPEIKQGITFPDGNIYAIPRLRDPESPTSLMDDKPWINQEILDETGMDNPETTDEFYEYLKAAKELSVDGNEVIPLSSVSMDRLFHWLTGAFGVSNKGILHPSIDEDPETGELRFYRTADEYKQLLEYMNKLYTEGLIEQNIYSIEVDHFLANGTEGKYAAMNFFNPKDYFGEEVGGRYIPGNALEGPNGEKQFTSVISPVNSLGHFSITNVNENPEATLRWIDYFWSDEGAKMFFMGLEGETYEETPDGPELTEEITNNPNGLTVQEALADYIINPGGGHPVIENPEYSTAPEFQPEDLENAENIAPYLIEEPWPFFFYEEGEQTTLDSLGADIQKYVAEMEAQFVTGETSFDEWDNYVKTLEEMGLDEYMEIQKKALQRYEEGQ from the coding sequence GTGAAAAAGAATAAAAGAATCTTATTTCTATTATGTATCTCTTTTTTATTCGTGCTGGTTGCGTGCAGTAAGGATGAAAAAGAAGATGCCGGGGGAAATGAAGAGGCACTCGAAAATCTGAATCAAGACGGTATGCCGATTGTAGAGGAAGAAATCACAATTGATGTATTTGCTGGAAAAGCAGCTTCAGCGGCAGATGATTGGAATGATGTACCTGTTTTAAATGAATATGAAAAAATGACGAATATCGATATGAACTGGAATCAGGTTCCGGTTGATGGATTGGAAGAAAAAAGAAATCTAGCCCTTGCCAGTGGAGATTTACCCGATCTATTCTATGGTTCTTATATGCCTAATTCTGATTTATATAAATATGGCCAGCAAGGGATTTTTGTCCCTCTTAACGATTTGATAGATGAATACGCCCCTAATATTAAGGCTTATCTGGAAGAATATCCCGAGATTAAACAAGGCATCACGTTTCCGGACGGGAATATTTACGCTATCCCCCGGTTGAGAGATCCCGAATCTCCAACATCCTTGATGGATGATAAGCCATGGATAAACCAAGAGATTTTGGATGAAACAGGGATGGATAACCCGGAAACAACGGATGAATTCTATGAATATTTAAAAGCAGCAAAAGAACTATCCGTGGATGGTAATGAAGTGATTCCATTAAGCAGTGTGTCCATGGACCGTTTATTCCATTGGCTCACTGGCGCATTTGGCGTCTCGAATAAAGGGATTTTACATCCTTCCATTGATGAAGACCCGGAAACAGGGGAATTGCGTTTTTACCGTACAGCCGATGAGTATAAACAATTGCTGGAATACATGAACAAACTGTATACAGAAGGCTTAATTGAACAAAATATTTATTCGATTGAAGTCGATCATTTTCTGGCAAATGGAACAGAAGGAAAATATGCAGCGATGAACTTCTTCAATCCGAAAGACTATTTTGGCGAAGAAGTGGGCGGCCGTTATATCCCTGGGAATGCGCTGGAAGGTCCGAATGGAGAGAAGCAGTTTACCTCTGTGATTTCACCTGTAAATAGTCTGGGACATTTTTCGATTACCAATGTGAATGAAAATCCGGAAGCGACGTTAAGGTGGATTGACTATTTCTGGAGTGATGAAGGAGCGAAGATGTTCTTTATGGGATTAGAAGGTGAAACCTATGAAGAAACGCCGGATGGACCGGAATTAACAGAAGAAATCACGAATAATCCCAATGGGTTAACGGTTCAAGAAGCATTGGCAGATTATATCATTAATCCGGGCGGAGGACATCCAGTGATCGAAAACCCGGAATATTCGACAGCGCCTGAATTTCAGCCGGAAGATCTGGAAAATGCGGAAAACATAGCGCCGTACCTCATTGAAGAGCCTTGGCCGTTTTTCTTCTATGAAGAAGGGGAGCAAACAACCTTGGATTCTTTAGGAGCAGATATTCAAAAGTACGTCGCTGAGATGGAAGCGCAATTTGTTACAGGAGAAACATCTTTTGATGAATGGGACAATTATGTAAAAACACTGGAAGAAATGGGTCTTGATGAATATATGGAAATTCAAAAGAAAGCGCTTCAACGTTATGAAGAAGGACAGTAA